The stretch of DNA GGGGGATCCCCGGGCCGGCGTCGCTCACCCGAAAGACGGCGTCCGGCCCCTCCCGGAAGACCGAGAAGCGAACTTCGCTTCCGTCGGGGGAATAGCGGCCGGCGTTCTCGAGTCCCATCCCGACCGCTTCGGTGATCTGGGCCGGGTCGACCGAGACCATCGTATCCGCGGCGGAGACGTCGACCACGAGGGACTGCCGGTCGAGCGCCCCGCCGAAGCGGGCGACCGCCGCTTCGGCGATCGCGCCGCACGTGACCCTCTCCCGGCTCGGCCGCGCGGTCCCCGCCTCCAGACGGACGACGTTCAGGAGGTCCTCCACGAGCCGCGTGAGGCGCTCGAGGGCGCCGACGACCTCGCGGGACTCGCCGGTTTCGCCGGCGCGACGCTCCCAGTTCTCGACCGACCCGCGCGCGGCGGCGAGCGGCGTCTTGAGGTCGTGCCCGAGGGTCGCGAAGAGGGTCGATTTCATCTCGTCCCGGGCCCGGGCGCCTTCGGCTTCTCGCGCGATCCTCAGGAACTTTTCCCGCTCGAGCGCGAGGCCGATCAGGGCGGCGCACCCCTCCGCCATCCGTTCGCTCCTCCGGGCGCCGCGGACCGCGAGCGCGCCGACCCGGTGGACCCCGAGGGGAACCGGGAGATAGACGTCGGTGCCGCCGGCGGCGGACGGGAAGGCCGCCGAGTTTCCCTGGCGGTAGGCGATTTCGGCGAGATCCGCCCTCAGCTCGCCGCCTCCGGAAGAGGCGGCGTTGACGAGCTGCCCCCGCCCGTCGTCGAGGTAGATCGCCGCCTGGTCGCACTCGAGGGCCCGCCGGACCCGCTCCGCGAGCGTTCCGAGGAGCGCCTCGCGGTTCGTGTCGGCCAGGAAGGCCTGCGAGAGGTCCGTCAACGTCAGGAGGTCGCCGCGCTCGCGTTCGAGGAGCCGGAGCCGCAGGCGGGCGAGCGCGGAAAGCCGCCCGATCGCGAGTCCGGCGGCGAGGAAGACGAGGAGGGCCACGACGTTCCGCGGGTCGGCGATCGTCAGCGTGTACAGGGGAGGGAGGAAGAAGAAGTTGAGCGCGAGGGTCGCCAGCAGCGCCGCCGCGATTCCGGGGCCGCTCTCCCAGATCCACGCGACGAGAAAGACCGCGAGAATGAGGCCGAGCGCGTCGGCGGCGTCGGTCAGCCCGGGGATCGCCTTCAGGACGGCGACCGTGGCCGTCACCACGACGAGGGCCGCGGGGAACCCGTACTTCGGATTCGTCCACCTGTCGCGCCCCCGCATCAGACCTCCGGAGAGAAGTCGATGATGACTTCGATCCCCGACTGCCGCAGGAGAGACTCGATCGTGCGGCCGATGATGCCCCCGGCGGCGACCCGGTGAGGATCGAGCCCGACCACGGCGAGGTCCGCGTCGGCGTCCCGCGCGATCCGGACCATGCCGCGCCCAGCCTGCCGGTCGCGTTCGAGCACCGCGATCGGCACCAGGT from Thermoanaerobaculia bacterium encodes:
- a CDS encoding DUF4118 domain-containing protein produces the protein MRGRDRWTNPKYGFPAALVVVTATVAVLKAIPGLTDAADALGLILAVFLVAWIWESGPGIAAALLATLALNFFFLPPLYTLTIADPRNVVALLVFLAAGLAIGRLSALARLRLRLLERERGDLLTLTDLSQAFLADTNREALLGTLAERVRRALECDQAAIYLDDGRGQLVNAASSGGGELRADLAEIAYRQGNSAAFPSAAGGTDVYLPVPLGVHRVGALAVRGARRSERMAEGCAALIGLALEREKFLRIAREAEGARARDEMKSTLFATLGHDLKTPLAAARGSVENWERRAGETGESREVVGALERLTRLVEDLLNVVRLEAGTARPSRERVTCGAIAEAAVARFGGALDRQSLVVDVSAADTMVSVDPAQITEAVGMGLENAGRYSPDGSEVRFSVFREGPDAVFRVSDAGPGIPPAERDRAMEKFVRLGDRTGAAGSGLGLYIAKTLTEQNGGRLSLAASTTGGTAFEIRLAAVER